A region of the Oncorhynchus gorbuscha isolate QuinsamMale2020 ecotype Even-year linkage group LG02, OgorEven_v1.0, whole genome shotgun sequence genome:
cagcaagagcaacatcattgatgtatacagagaagagagtcagcccaaggattgaaccctgtggcacccccatagagactgctagaggtccggacaacaggccctccgatttgacacactgaactctatcagagaagtagttggtgaaccaggcgaggcaatcatttgagaaaccatggctatcgagtctgccgagaggatgtggtggttgacagagtcgaaagccttagccaggtcgatgaatacggctgcacagtaatgtctcttatcgatggggggttatgatgtcgtttaggaccttgagcgtggctgaggtgcacccatgaccagctctgaaaccagattgcatagcggagaaggtacggtgggattcgaaatggtcggtgatctgtttgttcacttggcttttgaagaccttagaaagacagggtatgatagatataggtctggagcagtttgggtctagagtgtcaccccctttgaagaggggaatgaccgcggcagctttccaatctttgggaatctcagaagatacggaagagaggttgaacaggctagtaataggggttgcaacaatttcggcagataattttagaaagagtgtccagattgtctagcccggctgatttgtaggggtccagattttgccgctctttcagaacatcagctatctggatttgggtgaaggaaaaatggtgggggctttggcgggttgctgtggagggtgccgggcagttgaccggggtaggggtagccatgtggaaagcatggccagccgtagagaaatgcttattgaaattctcaattatagtggatttatcggtaatgacagtgtttcctagcctcagagcagtgcagctgggaggaggtgctcttattctccatggactttacagtgtcccagaacttttttgagttagtactacaggatgcaaatttctgtttgaaaaagctagccttagctttcctaactgcctgtgtatatttgttcctaacttccctgaaaagttgcatatcatgggggctattcgatgctaatgcagaacgccacaggatgtgtttgtgctggtcaagggcagtcaagtctagagtgaaccaaggactatatctatttctagttctacattttttgaatggggcatgcttatttaagatggtgaggaaggcacttttaaagaatagccaggcatcctctactgaaggggtgaggtcaatatccttccaggatacctgggccacgTCGATTGGAAAGGCCTCCTCGcggaagtgttttagggagcgtttgacagtgatgaggggtggtcgtttggtcgcagacccattacggattcaggcaatgaggcagtgatcgctgagatcttgattgaaaacagcagaggtgtatttggagggcgagttagttaggataacatcaatgagggtgcccgtgtttacagatttggagttgtacctggttggttcattgataatttgtgtgagattgagggcatcaagcgtGGATTGTAGGATAGCCGGGGTGTTAAACATTTTCCAGTTTAGGCGTATTAATACACACTtttacatgtgtgaaataggacaaacatAAGCACCCGCCAAATGATTATTATTGCATTCATCGAAATGTTCAGGTAAAAAATAGGGAAGCTGGTCAATCCACTGATCTTTGACTTTGTTTATCAGTCAGCTATCCCCTATACCTATAGTATTTGAACTACAGATGATCACTGTAGAATGTGTTTACTAAGCATGATTATTTGACCATTccggtcatttatgaacatttgaacatcttggccatgttctgttatcatctccacccggcacagccagaagaggactggccacccctcatagcctggttcctctctagatttcatcctaggttctggcctttctagggagtttttccttagccaccgtgcttctacatctgcattgcttgcggtttggggttttaggctgggtttctgtacagcactttgtgatatcagctgatgtacgaagggctatataaatcaatttgatttgatttgatttgtaatatCATACCTAAATGGAGAGATTTGTTTTACCACTGCAGGAAGTGCATCCCAGGGGGTTTACTGACCGTCAACCGAAATGGCGCCAGTGGTTAAAACCACACAAACTCTCTATTATCATAGCACACAATGTTCCCAGAGTATCTCCAGTGACTGGTAAACATGATCGGAACAGAAAGAGTGTAGGTAAAAACAGTGTTTTGCAAACCCCATATAACTTCATCATCAGTAAAGAAAATAAAACAAGGAATTACAAGAATGAGAACTACCTGTAAATTTGACTGTGAAAAgctgtgttttattttttttgccaTTTTCATTCTGAAAACATTTGTCAAGTTGATGTTTCATCAAATTGCAGTTTACATCAAACTCTGTCCTTATTCCTCTTATTTTCTTTTTACGAAACGTTTAATTTCTAGCATCATTGACGGTTCAACCCTCACTCTATCAATCAGTGAAATAGAAGGAAGTACATAATGAATGCTCTTTCACCTTCAGAATTTCTTctgcattttttaaatattttttatataagTTTATTATTTTTGGTATAACCAAAAATGTTAGATCAAAACATGAGCAGCATGTTGTTTTACACTATAAATACATATTAACATAAATTTGACAGAATACAGAAGCATACAAACAAACTGCCAGTGCACTCTGAACATAAAACAAGCCAGTACAAATGTGAATAAGTACCACTTAagtattaaataaatacattagttAAAGGACTGATTGATACAATACACCAATAATACAATGAGAAGTTCTGGTAAAAACCACATACAAAGACCTAATGGAACATAGGCACCCTTTGCACCCTTTTCTACAAATAATGGAACATAGGCACCCTTTGCACCCTTTTCTACAAATAATGGAACATAGGCACCCTTTGCACCCTTTTCTACAAATAATGGAACATTTCAGATGGAGAAGGAAAACTCCACACAGCTGAGAGCCCACAATAAATTCCCTATTGTCATACTGTACGTCAGATAGCTTGAGGGATGAGCGGCACGTTGGTAGTGACACCAACTGACAACAATCTAAATTCCCTAAATTCTGTCCTCGGTCTGTTTTAATTCCTCCGTGTCATGTAAAATGACTTCAGGCAAGTTAGTGTGCCCCAATTAGTTAATGGAGATTTCTGTTCCAATTGGGAAATGGCCCACGCATATAATCATGGTTTGCTATCCAGACTGTCTTTCAGGAGGTCTGTCAGACCATGCCGGGCAGGTGTCCTACGTGGTAAACATAATCCATCTCCCCCTACATCGCCACAGGTTCCTCTTGGGGATGAACTTCATCTTAAAATGAACTGAGGTAGAATTGTCATCCTCCTAGCTGGAATAGAGCACATGGAGAAACAATAAGCAACCATTTACTTAACTTTATGACAATGCctcagacaaaaaaaaaaaacaacagtacggGGTCATGAATCATTATGCAATAGAAAGACACTCACTCTGTCACTAAATTCTCAAGGATATGCGACCGCCTCAAGCTTGACCTTCTCCTCATTTTCAAGGTTGTATTGACCTTGCTTATGATACCTGATATGACAAAGGAGGAAAACAATATGTGTTATTCATGGACAGGACAGAGGCAAGTTGGTGATCCTGAAACATCTCAAACCTTTCCAAATGACAGAAAAACAAGCTCTGAGGCACACTGACCTGATGGCCATTAATATGGCGATGACTGTCAGACACAGAAAGGACACAACCACTGCCACCACAGCCAGTGCTATTGTCCTGTTGTAGACTTCTGCTTCCTTTGTGACTGGCAGGGTGAAAAGGTGACACCGTTCACCAGAGTATCCAAGCAAACATCTACAAAGAAATACAGTAAACAGTGACTTGAgtttggagacacacacacacacacacacacacacacacacacacacacacacacacacacacacacacacacacacacacacacacacacacacacacacacacacacacacacacacacacacacatactaacaaaATACAGACAGGGTGCTGAATGAGAGGACGGGGCTCACATGCAGGATGGCTCTCGTAGTTCTCTCAGGTATTGGCAGACCCCATGAATGCAGTAGTCTTTATACTTCCTCAGACAGGGGTTCCTCTTCTTACCCTTTCCTTTTCTCTTGCCCTCCCTTGTCCTGTCTGTGTAAGGAGCTACGGGCAGATCTTTCGGCTTGGTGGAAAATGCCACTGGGGATGAGAGGAAGATCagaacaatacatttattaacaacaaatcattGAGATTCAGAGATATAAGATACATTGTATAACTAGGTTCCTTTTTAAACATTCCATATGCAAAACGTGAATCTTTGAAAACATTCTAGACTGGAGGGGCTGATGAATACCTAGAAACAAACTACTGGTAAACTACTGTACCTTTTGGAAAGTCCATTTCATAATCGCCAGACAGATAGTCCTCATCACCATGTTCATAGTAGTATACCTCCTCGTCATATTCTAGCTGGTTGTCTCTTATTTCCTTATCATTGTGGAGGAGACTGACCACAGCTAATTGGACAGGAGACTTATCCCCGTGCCTGTCAATGGTATTGGCAGAGGTACCATTTGATAACCTGAAAGACACTAGAGACACACATAGGAAACTGTATTTACATGAGATTGAATGCAGCCACACAAAGTAGGACAATTCCTCCAGAGcgatagcaagagagagagagagaaacatgctcCGACTACAGTTCATTGACACTTTAAAGAGTTTGACATATTCGGCTATACATCTTAAAACATACTAATATTGCATATTATATATTCCTAAAGATATAATTATTCTATACATTGTTAGAAGGGCTGGGCGAGCCTATATAATATACTCCTATAAACAAATCACTGCAACATTGTCACAACATTGTTTTAAGTGCAGACCAGTCAGTCATTGGTCCCGACTCACTCACCTGATCCATAAACGATAAAAATTGCAAATCTGAGATAAATATTCATcgctgtttttcttttgagttaGCGAAAATACACTCAGAATGAGGCGTAAATCCTTTTGATATAAATTCCACGGTACGATCTATTCCGAGTTAAACGTGTCCAGTAAGCTAAAGGTGTCGCTGCTTTTCTGCTTGTGACCTCTGTATCCCAGTCTACTGCTTTGGGCGCACAGTTGGAAAAGAACTGTTTCCTACTGGTGCAATTATGTATGTTGCCTCCCAATGATTCATGGCCACACCTTTCAATAGAGGAAGAACCTATACTGCAGTGTGATTTTCATGGCAGAATATATATTGGCTATGCCTAGTATTCAATGAGAGGACATCCTAATGTCATTATTTTGGACATTCCGTAGCCTCCAGTGTGATCAGTCCAGCAGCAAGCCAGGGACGACGGCAGGTTATTTACACCCTGTTATCAAATTGTACCTGCCTGTCCTCTCATAAAAGGAAGCCCTCAGAGTATACCTACGTACCTACCTATTCATGCACGTGCTAGAAAATGTACGTTTTTTAGACTTTCAGTTTACAAATCTCAAGCGATCACTATAATTATTTTATTATAAAAACCTTTGATTTGTCCGAGAATGTAAGTTGATAGaatgtcaaataaataaaagGGACGGTATTTAGCCTAACGCGCGCATATGGACAGGCACGTTGTCGACCAGTACCGGTGCGCCTAATGTAGGTTAAGGGGATATTACCAGAAGTGTGCGGCGAAGAGGAAAGAGGTATTTTGCGGCGCACAAATGGCCCAGCGCAGTCCGGGTTACGGCATTgtacatttaacctttatttaaccaggtaggctagttgagaacaaggtctcttttacaattgcgacctggccaagataaagcaaagcagtacgagACATACAAcgatacagagttacacatggaattaacaaaacatacagtcaataatacagtacaaaaacaaggctatatacaagccAACAAAAAGGCcacggtggcaaagtaaatatagCAATTAtaaacactggaattgtagatttgcagtaggtgaatgtgcaaagtagaaatactggggtgtaAGCAgcataataaatacagtaggggttGAGGTCATTCTtgggttatgtacaggtgcagtgatctgtgagctgctctgacagctggtgcttaaagctagtgagggagacaaGTGTGTCCAGCTTGAGATATTTtggcagttcgttccagtcattggaactggaaggagaggcgggcAAAGGAGGTATTGGTCCTGGGGGTGACCAGTGTAATagacctgctggagcatgtgctgctatggtgaccagcgagccgAGACAAGGCAGGGCTTTTACGTAGCAGAGTCTTGTAGTTAACCTGTagctagtgggtttggcgacgagtatgaagcgagggccagccaaggagagcgtacaagtcgcagtggtgggtggtatatggggctttggtgacaaaacggatggcactgtgataagactgcatccagtttgttgagtagagtgttggaggctattttgtaaaaaaGAATGTGGCCGACTTGCCTAGGTAAGACTTATTATTTAAAACAAATCACAAGTATTCGCTAAATAGGTCAACAATGCCACCAAGTGTTAGAATGGGGTAGTAGGAACTAACAGAATGACAATGAGCATTCTTTTTATACCAGGAAAAGCCTTTAGGTGCCTGGGGAAACAGGCTTGTGGTGAATGACCCAAAAATATATTGCTTTAAAAAGGAATGACAAGAGAAAATATGTTAACAAGTTTATTAACGATGCCCAATAGAAGAATCAAAACCAAGACAGTGAGAGGGGATGAGACAACTATGACAAGGTTTAAAACATTTAGCAGTTGAGTCAACCAAAAAGAATATCCTGTTTGTAAGAAAAAAAAGAAGCTATTTCAACATGCTCTTTAACATTATAAAAATCCCTCCGGCTCAAAGCAAGTTTATAGGAACTATGAAAAAGGATCTGAAAATGTTTCTCGGAGGAGCAGTCATGATTACCATATTTACAAAAGCACACGTTGCTTCACACAGAATCCAGTCATTCAGGCTTTAACTACAGGTATTACTAGGGCGGAACCGAAATCCATCACCCCATGAGGTCTCAGATtcacaatacaaaaacaaaaaaacataacaTACCGACTCCAGTGAGTTAAGTTAATGTTAAGAAAGGCTTGGATAAAAACATGCCCTCCCCTCATCTTTCATACATTAGAGTTGAGCCACTCCAGTCTGTACAGAATCTGTAACACTCGCAAAAAACAAACATGACATACTCTGCCAACAGCGAAGAACCTAGTTTTccagctgccccccccccccagaacccCTACATGCCCCATCCCGCTCCCATGCCGCCATTCATGCCCACGGAGCCACGGCTGCTGCCATAGTAACTGCTGCTCATCCCGCTCTGATTACCTAACAGGAAATAGAAATAGCAGCATTATTACCGACGCAGACTTACCTTCTCCAATACAAACTACACAAAAATATACATAGAAAGTGGATACTCAagacctcccgggtggcgcagtggttaaggtcgcagtactgcagcgccagctgtgccaccagagactctgggtttgcgcccaggcacgtcgtaaccggccgcgaacCGAGAGGTCCATGGGGCAACGCACaactagcgtcgtccgggtcaggccggtagggatatccttgtctcatcggcGCAGCGCAGTGCGCGCGCAcattcctccgacacattggtgcggctggatgcacgctgtgttaagaagcagtgcggcttggttgggttgtgtatcggaggacgcatgactttcaaccttcgcgatgagacaagatagtagctactaaacaattggataccacgaaattgggggaaaaaaaaaaaaaggtaaaattacatttttaaaaagaacGTGGATACTCAAGGATGAGCAACGGCAAAATATCAAAAAAAATTGGACACCATGTCATTTTTTAGGAGACATGTTGACGTGGTTATTAAAATAGTGTAGACGTGACTGCTAACTAAAACATTTTAGCTGGCTCGCTAATCATTTTAGGGGGCAAACAATTCagttatttaccattaattttgGGGATTGGGGTACCAAAAAAACTTGATAGTTACCTAATGATATTATTTTACGATATATTGTATTGACTATATTATTTTtgcactagttggctgtacctgcaccaactCTCCAGTATTAATCCTGctgtagcttgttctccatctttttaaatagggagccaatatgttttcagcacttttattaccatgactgatcaaaactatcATGgcttctttacatttacattacatttaagtcatttagcagacgctcttatccagagcgacttacaaattggtgcattcaccttatgacatccagtggaacagtcactttacaatagtgcatctaaatcttaaggggggattacttatcctatcctaggtattccttaaagaggtggggtttcaggtgtctttctcatccctctgcagcagacatgatGAGCAATAAAATCACCGTATGGAATgacaatacatacagaatcatgAGAATCTAAATTATTATCTTATCGTGAGGTCCGTTGGCAATTCCAAACCCTAGTTAAATTTGCCTACAACAAATCTCCTTGCTAGTAAACGGGATGCCGTCTCCACAATGGCAATGTGTCTCCAGCAATGTTAACTTTGACATCTCCACTTTCCAAGCATATATGACCCTGGTTAGTGATGCAAATCGTGAACTATATAGGGCCATGTAAACCAAATGTAGAGGTTAGGAATTTTTCTTATCTGACATGGtaagtaaaaatacatttaagaAAGAAACTGGCTTAATGTTAGTAACAACTCTCTTGTGACAGGCAGCATAGAGCTGACACTTACTGTAATCATTGTACCCCCCCATGCCGGACTGGCTGCTGTAACCACCTGTATAACCAGCACTCATCTGTTGGCTTCCTCCATAGGAAGATTGGTTGGCTGTGGGAAAATAGAACTCTGTCAAATAAAATACCGTACAACAATATGGTGCATGTCCCAATTAAAGCCAAAATGATTCTGCACACAGAACTACACCTGTTGGCCCAGAATATACTTTTATGCCTTCATCTACTTCCCATAAAAACTCACCCATAGCCCCCATCATCTGTCCACCATAGCCACCATTGCTGCCCCCTGCTGTCGAGTTGAGGAACAACTCAACATAACGGTGCTCTGAGGAAGAGAGGGCAGTGTGAAACAAGGCAAACATCCTGATtggataaaaacaaaaaaaaaaaggtttaagATGCAACTACCCAGACAGGAACAGTGATGACCCACACACAGCACATTAAATTACTGCAGACTCACGCATGTTGGCTTTATCCTTCGACATGGCAGCCACAGCATCCTCATGTGTCGCAAACTCCACGTCAGCCTCTCCAGTCACCCTCCCGTCTGGCCCGACCTCGATGTGCACACGCACTGGGTTCAGCGGAGAGAAAAACTACACAGGAGGGGGGGGGCAACAATTAGCAATACAAGTCAGTGACTTGAGTGTGTATATTACTTAACTAGTTCTGGTACTCACACTGTAGATGTCAGTCTCTGTTGCCCGGTAAGGAAGACCCCTCATGTGCACGCAGTGTCCGGTCGTACTCTGAAAACTTGAACCACTGTCACTATAACGATCTGAACCTATAGACGTGCACAGAGTTAGAAAGCTTATGATTAGTCCCACCCACGAATACAGTAGAAATATACAGAATTCCGGTATGCATTCTaacattaaaaaaatgtaaaaacatgttACGTTTTCCCATGCTGCTGTGTCCCATCATCACCATCCACCGGTGATTTCCAAAGACAGAGCAGAAACacgaagagagagcgagagagaagtagAAGAGGGATGGCAGGGAACTGAACTATAATCTCACCAGCCTCACCTCCACCGTAGCCCCCACGACGCATCCTGTCGAAAGAGCCTCCTCGGCTCATGCCGTTGTAGCCACGGCCGCCTCCACCACCGGGCCGGTCGTAGGGGCCTGGTCTCTGCATGCCGCCCATGGTTTTGCGTGGGGGCTCGTAGTTCGTCCGCACCTCTGCATTGCTGCTCTTGAATATCTCAATATACCTAAAAAAGGCACACAGACGAGCATTAGGCCAAGGTGCTAGTTCCAAATAGTTTAACGACTATTGAGGAGAATACTGTACACGAGCAAAACAAAAAAATCAGCTAGCACTAAGGACATAGGACTGTAGCATTTGCATCCTGTTACTCACATCCATGCATGTCAATCATAATATCTATAAGAGAAGTAATGTCTCAAATTAGTTGTGACCTACACTGACTGAACATTGAGGTTTCTCTTGTTAGGGTTAGTGACATACAGCCACTGAATGCTACAGATATTTCCCTGTTGCTGTTCTAATAAACTATCACTGGGAAATACAGATAAATTAATAAAACCTTTTCTTATGGTTAAAGAACCATAGAGAAGTACACTGTCAGTGTTGCCATTATGCAATTAATAAATAAATGCCATTATTGAGCCCAGAAAATCAAAGCTTTCCTTGTGACTGCAGAATCCATGGCCCAAAGAAGACTGGGTCTCAGTTACATCTGTGTGCCATGAGGGCCTGTGGATTAGTGCAGAGTGAAAACTGGTACCATCTCGGGCAAAAACACCATGGTGTCAAGGTGCCATTTTTAGAGAACGCATTTAAATTCAATTCTAAACTAACTTGATTTGTGTGGGGGGGTATATGAAAAGCATTTGATTTGTTTCTGGCCCAGTTTACTGATATATATTCTGAATTCTCCATCTACAGTACAAAAGGTGTTTCCTGACACCTTTGAGCGGAAGTCAATTAAAAACCCAAGCCCAGGACAATCACTCCGCACTAAAAGTGTGTTTTGGCCCAAAAAATACGAGGTGAGTCTCTGAATTCGAAGACACTATGGGGGGGGGGCGATGATCTGAAATGGATACATGTATGAATGGTCCTTGTAGCATGTGCAGGTTCTTGGCATGTGTCATTACCACAGAAGACGATTGTGGTAACAGGTGAATACCATAAGAAAAGCAGCTTAGCCAGCCAACCATCCATCCCCACCTGTGCCCTATTCTTTCCTTGTGTTTCTTTAGAGCCTTTTCAGCTATATCCTGTGAAGCAAACTGCACGAAGGCCTCCCCCGTACTCCTCCCCTGGAAGTCCATCGGCAATGTTATCCCATTTGGCACGATTTCCAACCCTTCAACCCAAGGACAGATAACCCCAGCAGGGGGGGGGACATATTAAATCACATGCCCATTCACAGAGTTGTTGCTCTTTTTCTTCAAAAATAACAAAATGAAAAGAAAAGGGGTGGGGAAAAAACACATCAGACATGAGAACCCTATGAAAAAGAAGAACCTTATGAACAGCGTGCCAGATGACTGTCAGCATTTGGATCATTTATTTACTTACTGTATTTTGTACTTCGTTTTGGGAAcataaaacaaaaaataaaaagggACCCATAGAATAGCAGGGAGAAATGAAGTTAGTGCTTGTTTGCACCAATTAATACGAGTGGTGCTATTGTTGAGTGGACGACTAACGTAAGATTCATCCAAAACAGAAGTATCCATCTAGGCTCGAATTAAGCCTCATAGTGATGTCATATCACAGAGATCAGATCCCAACTAAATGTCAAGAGGCCATTAAGATAAGAATTTTCCTTCGGCCAAGTCTAGAACTACAGGCAGTGTATTTTCAAAGCTATGTTGATATCAACTGAGGGTGATAATCTTAATTGGACTGGAGGACAAAGGGCAACAAACACACCTAAGAAGAACTGGACAATCTCCTCCTTGCTACAGCCGAAGGGAAGGCCACGCAGCCTCACAAGCCCGTCCCCCTCAGTCTCTGGGCTGTTTGGACCGGTGTGCTTCATGACCCAGTCCATCTCCACGTTGTTCGACTTGAATACTGAGACAGAAAACAGAACACGGGGATTCTTTAGCATCTAATCTCATATCAGAACCTGTTGGCACAATCACCTTGAAGATAAATCATAATTCAAGATGCTCTTGGAATCAGAAGACAAACCAAATTAATGAAT
Encoded here:
- the LOC123995120 gene encoding proheparin-binding EGF-like growth factor, whose amino-acid sequence is MNIYLRFAIFIVYGSVSFRLSNGTSANTIDRHGDKSPVQLAVVSLLHNDKEIRDNQLEYDEEVYYYEHGDEDYLSGDYEMDFPKVAFSTKPKDLPVAPYTDRTREGKRKGKGKKRNPCLRKYKDYCIHGVCQYLRELREPSCICLLGYSGERCHLFTLPVTKEAEVYNRTIALAVVAVVVSFLCLTVIAILMAIRYHKQGQYNLENEEKVKLEAVAYP
- the LOC124014499 gene encoding heterogeneous nuclear ribonucleoprotein H-like isoform X1; this translates as MADGEGFVVRIRGLPWSCAVDEVARFFSDCKVANNGTSIHFTYTREGRPSGEAFVELESEDDLKIAVKKDRETLGHRYVEVFKSNNVEMDWVMKHTGPNSPETEGDGLVRLRGLPFGCSKEEIVQFFLGLEIVPNGITLPMDFQGRSTGEAFVQFASQDIAEKALKKHKERIGHRYIEIFKSSNAEVRTNYEPPRKTMGGMQRPGPYDRPGGGGGRGYNGMSRGGSFDRMRRGGYGGGEAGSDRYSDSGSSFQSTTGHCVHMRGLPYRATETDIYSFFSPLNPVRVHIEVGPDGRVTGEADVEFATHEDAVAAMSKDKANMQHRYVELFLNSTAGGSNGGYGGQMMGAMANQSSYGGSQQMSAGYTGGYSSQSGMGGYNDYSNQSGMSSSYYGSSRGSVGMNGGMGAGWGM
- the LOC124014499 gene encoding heterogeneous nuclear ribonucleoprotein H-like isoform X2, which codes for MADGEGFVVRIRGLPWSCAVDEVARFFSDCKVANNGTSIHFTYTREGRPSGEAFVELESEDDLKIAVKKDRETLGHRYVEVFKSNNVEMDWVMKHTGPNSPETEGDGLVRLRGLPFGCSKEEIVQFFLGLEIVPNGITLPMDFQGRSTGEAFVQFASQDIAEKALKKHKERIGHRYIEIFKSSNAEVRTNYEPPRKTMGGMQRPGPYDRPGGGGGRGYNGMSRGGSFDRMRRGGYGGGSDRYSDSGSSFQSTTGHCVHMRGLPYRATETDIYSFFSPLNPVRVHIEVGPDGRVTGEADVEFATHEDAVAAMSKDKANMQHRYVELFLNSTAGGSNGGYGGQMMGAMANQSSYGGSQQMSAGYTGGYSSQSGMGGYNDYSNQSGMSSSYYGSSRGSVGMNGGMGAGWGM
- the LOC124014499 gene encoding heterogeneous nuclear ribonucleoprotein H-like isoform X3 codes for the protein MADGEGFVVRIRGLPWSCAVDEVARFFSDCKVANNGTSIHFTYTREGRPSGEAFVELESEDDLKIAVKKDRETLGHRYVEVFKSNNVEMDWVMKHTGPNSPETEGDGLVRLRGLPFGCSKEEIVQFFLGLEIVPNGITLPMDFQGRSTGEAFVQFASQDIAEKALKKHKERIGHRYIEIFKSSNAEVRTNYEPPRKTMGGMQRPGPYDRPGGGGGRGYNGMSRGGSFDRMRRGGYGGGEAGSDRYSDSGSSFQSTTGHCVHMRGLPYRATETDIYSFFSPLNPVRVHIEVGPDGRVTGEADVEFATHEDAVAAMSKDKANMQHRYVELFLNSTAGGSNGGYGGQMMGAMANQSSYGGSQQMSAGYTGGYSSQSGMGGYNDYIR